One window of Mesorhizobium loti R88b genomic DNA carries:
- the fliR gene encoding flagellar biosynthetic protein FliR: MSVLSQSVVIAAFLAFCRVGACFMLMPGLSSARVPVQVRLFVAVAATGGLLAFLWDKIFPFVDPRPQILVPMIISELLVGGLIGAMTRLYMEALRFMGSAIAMLIGYGGSGGPAIEEPEPQAALAAIISFSALLMLFVFDFDHEIIRALVTSYTVAPVNVFFNPQAALVDITDTVSDTFFLVIRLGSPFVAYAILVNLTIGFVNKLTPQIPIYFISQPFVIAGGMIIFYFAIGTMLSLFVDGFVDLTLAR, translated from the coding sequence GTGAGCGTTCTCTCGCAGAGCGTCGTCATCGCGGCGTTCCTCGCCTTCTGCCGCGTCGGCGCCTGCTTCATGCTGATGCCGGGCCTATCCAGCGCCCGCGTGCCGGTGCAGGTCAGGCTGTTCGTGGCGGTCGCCGCCACCGGCGGCCTGCTCGCTTTCCTGTGGGACAAGATCTTTCCCTTCGTCGATCCGCGGCCGCAGATCCTGGTGCCGATGATCATCTCGGAACTTCTGGTCGGTGGGCTGATCGGCGCCATGACCAGGCTCTACATGGAAGCGCTGCGCTTCATGGGCTCGGCCATCGCCATGCTGATCGGCTATGGCGGCTCGGGCGGACCGGCCATCGAAGAGCCGGAGCCGCAGGCCGCCCTTGCCGCCATCATCTCGTTCTCGGCGCTGTTGATGCTGTTCGTCTTCGATTTCGACCACGAGATCATCCGCGCTCTGGTGACGTCCTACACGGTCGCGCCGGTCAACGTCTTCTTCAACCCGCAGGCAGCACTCGTCGACATCACCGACACGGTGTCGGACACGTTCTTCCTGGTAATCCGTCTCGGCAGCCCGTTTGTCGCCTATGCCATCCTGGTCAATCTGACGATTGGCTTCGTTAACAAGCTGACCCCGCAGATCCCGATTTATTTCATCTCCCAGCCCTTCGTCATCGCCGGCGGCATGATCATCTTTTATTTCGCCATCGGCACCATGCTGTCGCTGTTCGTCGACGGCTTCGTCGACCTGACATTGGCGAGGTGA
- the flhA gene encoding flagellar biosynthesis protein FlhA yields MAISESIQPGAVAKNGRDVFFALGIIIILAVLFLPIPAFLIDIGLAFSIALSVLILMVALWIQRPLDFSSFPTVLLIATMLRLSLNIATTRMILSHGNEGTHAAGYVIAGFSKLVMASDFVIGLIVFMILIVVNFIVITKGATRIAEVGARFTLDAIPGKQMSIDADLSAGMIDDKTAQLRRRELEEESSFFGSMDGASKFVRGDAIAGLIITAINIVGGIAIGYIRHGMGMGEAADVFIKLSVGDGLVTQIPALIVSLAAGLLVSKGGTRGSTNQAVFGQLGAHPRALYVAASLLVLLGLMPGLPLFPFFALAAGMAGLGYIIPLRANRVIAEAEALKNQEKATKVEEEKNSVKASLATAEIELLIGKQLSTRLLVSHQELVFRMGKMRKKFAQQYGFVVPEVRVADDFAIPPKSYQIKVHGTVVAEYQMRVGEIMVLLGSRDIPQIPGEEIREPAFGMRAYSVIETFAEDLKRENYTFADNMSVLLTHLSEVIRNNLPQLLSYKDMKALLERQDQEYRKLADEICTTHISYPGLQAVLKLLLAERVSIRNLHLIIEAIAEIAPHVRRTEQIVEHVRIRMAQQICGDLSEGGVLKVLRLGNRWDLAFHQSLKRDAKGEVREFDIDPRQLEEFGQDATKAIKKHLEAGERFVLVTAPDARPYVRMIIERLFTTLPVLSHVEIAKGVEIRVLGTIS; encoded by the coding sequence ATGGCGATCAGCGAAAGCATCCAGCCCGGCGCGGTGGCCAAGAACGGCCGCGACGTCTTCTTCGCGCTCGGCATCATCATCATCCTCGCCGTGCTGTTCCTGCCGATCCCGGCCTTCCTCATCGACATCGGCCTCGCCTTCTCGATCGCGCTTTCGGTGCTGATCCTGATGGTGGCGCTGTGGATCCAGCGGCCGCTCGACTTCTCCTCGTTTCCAACCGTGCTGCTCATCGCCACCATGTTGCGGCTGTCGCTCAACATCGCCACCACGCGCATGATCCTGTCGCATGGCAATGAGGGCACGCATGCCGCCGGTTATGTCATTGCCGGCTTCTCCAAGCTGGTGATGGCCAGCGACTTCGTCATCGGCCTGATCGTCTTCATGATCCTGATCGTGGTGAACTTCATCGTCATCACCAAGGGCGCCACCCGTATCGCCGAAGTCGGCGCCCGCTTCACCCTCGACGCCATCCCCGGCAAGCAGATGTCGATCGACGCCGATCTCTCCGCCGGCATGATCGACGACAAGACCGCGCAGTTGCGCCGCCGCGAACTCGAAGAAGAATCCTCCTTCTTCGGCTCGATGGACGGTGCCTCGAAATTCGTGCGTGGCGACGCCATCGCCGGCCTCATCATCACCGCCATCAACATCGTCGGCGGCATTGCCATCGGCTACATCAGACACGGCATGGGCATGGGCGAAGCCGCCGATGTTTTCATCAAGCTGTCGGTCGGCGACGGTCTCGTCACCCAGATCCCGGCGCTCATTGTTTCGCTCGCCGCCGGCCTGCTGGTTTCCAAGGGCGGTACCCGCGGCTCGACCAACCAGGCCGTGTTCGGCCAGCTCGGCGCCCATCCGCGCGCCCTCTACGTGGCGGCGTCGCTGCTGGTGCTGCTTGGCCTGATGCCCGGCCTGCCCCTCTTCCCCTTCTTCGCGCTCGCCGCCGGCATGGCCGGCCTCGGCTACATCATCCCGCTGCGCGCCAACCGCGTCATCGCCGAAGCGGAAGCGCTCAAGAACCAGGAAAAGGCAACCAAGGTCGAAGAGGAAAAAAACTCGGTCAAGGCCTCGCTCGCTACCGCTGAGATCGAACTGCTGATCGGCAAGCAGCTTTCGACCCGGCTCCTGGTGTCGCATCAGGAACTGGTCTTCCGCATGGGCAAGATGCGCAAGAAATTCGCCCAGCAATACGGCTTCGTCGTACCGGAAGTGCGCGTCGCCGACGATTTCGCCATCCCGCCGAAGAGCTACCAGATCAAGGTGCACGGCACCGTGGTGGCCGAGTACCAGATGCGTGTCGGCGAGATCATGGTGCTGCTCGGCAGCCGCGATATTCCCCAGATACCTGGTGAGGAGATCCGCGAGCCGGCTTTCGGCATGCGCGCCTATTCCGTCATTGAAACCTTCGCCGAGGATCTGAAGCGCGAGAACTACACTTTTGCCGACAACATGTCGGTGCTGCTCACCCATCTCTCCGAGGTTATTCGCAACAACCTGCCGCAGCTTCTGTCCTACAAGGACATGAAGGCGCTGCTAGAGCGCCAGGACCAGGAATACCGCAAGCTCGCCGACGAGATCTGCACCACGCACATCTCCTACCCCGGCCTGCAGGCCGTGCTGAAGCTGCTGCTCGCCGAGCGCGTCTCGATCCGCAATTTGCATCTGATCATCGAGGCCATCGCCGAGATCGCGCCGCATGTACGCCGCACCGAGCAGATCGTCGAGCATGTCCGCATCCGCATGGCCCAGCAAATCTGCGGCGACCTCTCGGAAGGCGGCGTGCTCAAGGTGCTGCGTCTCGGCAACCGCTGGGACCTCGCCTTCCACCAGAGCCTCAAGCGCGACGCCAAGGGCGAGGTGCGCGAGTTCGACATCGATCCGCGCCAGCTCGAGGAATTCGGCCAGGACGCCACCAAGGCGATCAAGAAACATCTCGAAGCCGGCGAGCGTTTCGTCCTCGTCACAGCACCCGACGCCCGCCCCTATGTGCGAATGATCATCGAGCGCCTGTTCACCACGCTGCCGGTGCTCTCCCATGTCGAAATCGCCAAGGGCGTCGAGATCAGGGTGCTCGGGACCATATCGTGA
- a CDS encoding putative quinol monooxygenase: protein MLLIVGTIRLPVGKLEEARPVMERMISGSSAEPGCLEYSYAQDVLDAGLIRVTEVWRDRAALDAHFRSPHIAEWRSNWPVLGIGERNLVLYEAGEPTPT from the coding sequence ATGCTCCTGATCGTTGGCACCATCCGTCTGCCTGTCGGAAAACTGGAGGAGGCAAGGCCGGTCATGGAGCGCATGATCTCGGGTAGCAGCGCGGAACCCGGTTGCCTGGAATATTCCTATGCGCAGGATGTGCTTGATGCCGGGCTGATCCGGGTCACCGAAGTGTGGCGCGACAGGGCGGCGCTCGATGCGCATTTCCGCTCGCCGCACATTGCCGAGTGGCGCTCGAACTGGCCGGTGCTTGGCATCGGCGAGCGCAATCTTGTGCTCTATGAGGCCGGCGAGCCCACACCGACCTGA
- a CDS encoding MarR family winged helix-turn-helix transcriptional regulator, with amino-acid sequence MRKPKLSSSIPAPGEGKRGEEGYLGYLLRQAAGAHRLRMDRALGDLGVTQPQFVTLTMLAAYPGLSNADLARLALLTPQTLSVIVANLERAGSLVRKPHAIHGRIQHIDLSDSGRALLRACRERVQAIESELTAGLSDTEERAVRRWLVGVATAATAEP; translated from the coding sequence ATGCGCAAGCCAAAATTGAGTTCGTCGATTCCCGCCCCGGGCGAAGGGAAGCGCGGCGAGGAAGGCTATCTCGGCTATCTCTTGCGGCAGGCCGCCGGCGCGCACCGGCTCAGAATGGACAGGGCGCTGGGCGATCTCGGTGTGACGCAGCCGCAATTTGTCACGCTGACCATGCTTGCAGCCTATCCCGGCCTTTCCAATGCCGATCTTGCCCGGCTGGCGCTGCTCACCCCGCAAACCCTCAGCGTCATCGTCGCCAATCTGGAGCGCGCCGGTTCGCTGGTGCGAAAGCCGCATGCCATCCACGGCCGCATCCAGCACATCGATCTCAGTGACAGCGGTCGCGCACTGCTGCGCGCCTGCCGCGAGCGCGTGCAGGCAATTGAGAGCGAGCTGACGGCGGGGCTGTCGGATACGGAAGAACGCGCTGTCCGGCGCTGGCTGGTCGGCGTCGCCACGGCCGCTACAGCGGAGCCTTGA
- a CDS encoding NAD-dependent epimerase/dehydratase family protein, translated as MAYRIFLAGASGAIGQRLIPQLLAAGHEVMGAMRSAEKAEKLLALGVEPFVVDVFDAEALSRAMVAVRPDIVVHQLTDLPSGLDPSRMGEAIVRNARIRDEGTRNLVASAASSGVRRMVAQSIAWAYAPGPQPHAESDALDGGASGNRGISVGGVIALEKAVLNAPFAGVVLRYGQLYGPGTGTDAAAGASPVHVDAAAYAALLALGKGAPGAFNVAEPNLAVSTQKAVEELGWRADFRLPA; from the coding sequence ATGGCCTATCGGATTTTTCTCGCCGGCGCCTCGGGCGCTATCGGGCAGCGGCTGATCCCGCAACTTCTGGCCGCTGGCCATGAAGTCATGGGAGCCATGCGCAGTGCGGAGAAGGCCGAGAAACTCCTCGCCCTAGGTGTCGAACCGTTTGTGGTGGATGTCTTTGATGCCGAGGCGCTGTCGCGGGCGATGGTAGCCGTCCGGCCCGATATTGTCGTGCATCAACTGACCGACCTGCCGTCGGGCCTCGACCCGAGCCGGATGGGCGAGGCGATCGTACGCAATGCCCGCATCCGCGACGAGGGCACGCGCAATCTGGTCGCGTCCGCCGCCTCGTCCGGTGTCCGGCGCATGGTGGCGCAAAGCATCGCCTGGGCCTATGCGCCGGGTCCGCAGCCGCATGCCGAATCCGACGCGCTGGATGGCGGCGCCAGCGGCAATCGGGGCATCAGCGTCGGCGGTGTCATCGCCTTGGAAAAGGCCGTTCTCAACGCACCATTCGCGGGTGTCGTCCTGCGATACGGTCAGCTCTATGGGCCGGGAACGGGAACCGACGCGGCTGCCGGCGCGTCGCCGGTGCATGTCGATGCAGCCGCCTATGCCGCTCTGCTCGCGCTCGGCAAGGGTGCGCCCGGCGCCTTCAACGTGGCGGAGCCCAACCTTGCGGTCTCGACGCAAAAGGCGGTCGAGGAACTGGGCTGGCGTGCCGATTTCCGTTTGCCTGCCTGA
- a CDS encoding cupin domain-containing protein, which translates to MQMANADADGAAGARPKTVVTPISCEKLPNVPGKSITTVIVAFPPNGFTPRHRHPGSVSAFVLNGTLRSQLEGGPAAVYTEGQTWFEPPGAVHLFAENASTTEPAELLATFIADDDCGPLTIPD; encoded by the coding sequence ATGCAGATGGCAAACGCCGATGCGGACGGTGCTGCTGGCGCACGGCCGAAGACGGTCGTCACGCCGATCTCCTGCGAAAAACTGCCGAACGTGCCGGGCAAATCCATCACCACCGTGATCGTGGCGTTTCCGCCAAACGGTTTTACGCCTCGCCACAGGCACCCGGGCTCGGTGAGTGCCTTCGTCCTGAACGGCACGCTGCGCTCGCAGCTCGAAGGCGGTCCGGCCGCCGTCTATACCGAGGGACAGACATGGTTCGAGCCGCCCGGCGCAGTTCATCTCTTTGCCGAGAATGCCAGCACCACCGAGCCCGCCGAACTCCTGGCGACCTTCATCGCCGATGACGATTGCGGGCCCTTGACCATACCGGACTGA